The following coding sequences lie in one Clupea harengus chromosome 23, Ch_v2.0.2, whole genome shotgun sequence genomic window:
- the LOC116218737 gene encoding ladderlectin-like isoform X3, producing the protein MINKASFLLLSALLICCGAEDTVSVGNIMGDCQPLGTRCFKFVSTARSWAESERHCVAMGGNLASVHSIDEYSFIQDMIRKQTYRNLRTWIGGYDAVKEGLWFWSDGSRFNFITWSPGNPDNYLGKEHCIQMNHGGSRLWNDSPCQLACPSVCAVQSV; encoded by the exons ATGATCAACAAAGCCagcttccttctcctctctgctctcctcatcTGCTGTGGAGCAGAAGACACAG TGAGTGTGGGGAACATTATGGGGGATTGCCAACCTCTTGGTACCCGCTGTTTCAAGTTTGTCTCCACAGCAAGATCTTGGGCCGAATCTGAG CGTCACTGTGTGGCGATGGGAGGGAACCTGGCCTCGGTGCACAGCATAGATGAGTACAGTTTCATCCAGGATATGATCCGCAAACAGACTTACCGCAATCTTCGTACTTGGATCGGAGGATATGATGCTGTTAAG GAGGGTCTGTGGTTTTGGAGTGATGGGTCCAGGTTTAACTTCATTACCTGGTCTCCTGGAAATCCTGATAATTATCTTGGAAAAGAGCATTGTATCCAAATGAACCATGGAG GTTCACGGCTCTGGAATGATTCCCCATGCCAGCTAGCGTGtccatcagtgtgtgctgtCCAGAGTGTGTGA
- the LOC116218808 gene encoding ladderlectin-like has product MLTETCPQNWTPYGTRCFKFVSTARSWSKSESHCVAMGGNLASVHSIAEYHFIQELLRKRTQGTPGTWIGGNDAAQEGLWIWSDGSKFNYTKWYRGEPNNYDGKEHCIVMNWAGVFKKTTK; this is encoded by the exons ATGCTCACAGAGACTTGCCCTCAGAACTGGACTCCTTATGGTACCCGCTGTTTCAAGTTTGTCTCCACAGCAAGATCTTGGTCCAAATCTGAG AGTCACTGTGTGGCGATGGGAGGGAACCTGGCTTCGGTGCACAGCATAGCTGAGTACCATTTCATCCAGGAACTGCTCCGCAAACGCACTCAAGGCACTCCTGGTACTTGGATCGGAGGAAATGATGCTGCTCAG gAGGGTCTGTGGATTTGGAGTGATGGGTCCAAGTTTAACTACACTAAATGGTATCGTGGTGAGCCAAATAATTATGATGGAAAAGAGCATTGTATCGTTATGAATTGGGCAG GTGTGTTCAAGAAGACCACGAAATGA
- the LOC116218737 gene encoding galactose-specific lectin nattectin-like isoform X1, translating to MPSLPCFCVFALPVCGFLGWDLLCFASNMINKASFLLLSALLICCGAEDTVSVGNIMGDCQPLGTRCFKFVSTARSWAESERHCVAMGGNLASVHSIDEYSFIQDMIRKQTYRNLRTWIGGYDAVKEGLWFWSDGSRFNFITWSPGNPDNYLGKEHCIQMNHGGSRLWNDSPCQLACPSVCAVQSV from the exons ATGCCTTCTCTGCCttgcttctgtgtttttgccCTGCCGGTTTGTGGATTCCTAGGTtgggatcttctgtgttttg CCAGCAACATGATCAACAAAGCCagcttccttctcctctctgctctcctcatcTGCTGTGGAGCAGAAGACACAG TGAGTGTGGGGAACATTATGGGGGATTGCCAACCTCTTGGTACCCGCTGTTTCAAGTTTGTCTCCACAGCAAGATCTTGGGCCGAATCTGAG CGTCACTGTGTGGCGATGGGAGGGAACCTGGCCTCGGTGCACAGCATAGATGAGTACAGTTTCATCCAGGATATGATCCGCAAACAGACTTACCGCAATCTTCGTACTTGGATCGGAGGATATGATGCTGTTAAG GAGGGTCTGTGGTTTTGGAGTGATGGGTCCAGGTTTAACTTCATTACCTGGTCTCCTGGAAATCCTGATAATTATCTTGGAAAAGAGCATTGTATCCAAATGAACCATGGAG GTTCACGGCTCTGGAATGATTCCCCATGCCAGCTAGCGTGtccatcagtgtgtgctgtCCAGAGTGTGTGA
- the LOC116218737 gene encoding galactose-specific lectin nattectin-like isoform X2 translates to MPSLPCFCVFALPVCGFLASNMINKASFLLLSALLICCGAEDTVSVGNIMGDCQPLGTRCFKFVSTARSWAESERHCVAMGGNLASVHSIDEYSFIQDMIRKQTYRNLRTWIGGYDAVKEGLWFWSDGSRFNFITWSPGNPDNYLGKEHCIQMNHGGSRLWNDSPCQLACPSVCAVQSV, encoded by the exons ATGCCTTCTCTGCCttgcttctgtgtttttgccCTGCCGGTTTGTGGATTCCTAG CCAGCAACATGATCAACAAAGCCagcttccttctcctctctgctctcctcatcTGCTGTGGAGCAGAAGACACAG TGAGTGTGGGGAACATTATGGGGGATTGCCAACCTCTTGGTACCCGCTGTTTCAAGTTTGTCTCCACAGCAAGATCTTGGGCCGAATCTGAG CGTCACTGTGTGGCGATGGGAGGGAACCTGGCCTCGGTGCACAGCATAGATGAGTACAGTTTCATCCAGGATATGATCCGCAAACAGACTTACCGCAATCTTCGTACTTGGATCGGAGGATATGATGCTGTTAAG GAGGGTCTGTGGTTTTGGAGTGATGGGTCCAGGTTTAACTTCATTACCTGGTCTCCTGGAAATCCTGATAATTATCTTGGAAAAGAGCATTGTATCCAAATGAACCATGGAG GTTCACGGCTCTGGAATGATTCCCCATGCCAGCTAGCGTGtccatcagtgtgtgctgtCCAGAGTGTGTGA